The following nucleotide sequence is from Patescibacteria group bacterium.
TTTCCTCTTTTTCTCCTTTCTCCTTGGCAACAATTTCTGGCTTTGAATTTTTATTCAAAACCTTTTCCGCTCCCCCTATTATTTTGTTAAAAACTTTGGTTTTATATTCGTCTATCTCCAATTTATCCATAACCAAAAAATTGCCGTTAGCTACCTTGTCGGATAAAACCATAAGAATCGCTTTCTTTCTCATCTTTTTATTGATATTTTTGGAAAAATTTCTGTCTTTGCGCGGCCCAAAAGTGACTCCGCCGCCGGTCCAGATCGGAGACCGGCTTGAACCGGCTCTGGCCCGGCCCGTGCCTTTCTGCCGCCAAGGCTTCCGTCCGCCTCCCCGAACTTCGCTCCTGTCTTTCGTATGAGCCAATACTTGGCGATTATTGGCCATCTGGGCCACCACCGCCTGATGGACTAAACCTTTATTTGCCGGTACGCCAAAAACCTTATCGGATAAATCCATCTCCCCGACTACTTCCGCTTTCTGATTGTAAATATTTATCTTAATCGGCATAGCCCGTAAGTCAAAAGTTTATAAAGTTATAAAGTTGAAAGTCTGCCTAAGAATTAGATTGTCTTTCTTGTTTTTTTTCTTCTTCTGGTTTTACGTCCTCTGTTTTTACATTTT
It contains:
- the rplD gene encoding 50S ribosomal protein L4; translated protein: MPIKINIYNQKAEVVGEMDLSDKVFGVPANKGLVHQAVVAQMANNRQVLAHTKDRSEVRGGGRKPWRQKGTGRARAGSSRSPIWTGGGVTFGPRKDRNFSKNINKKMRKKAILMVLSDKVANGNFLVMDKLEIDEYKTKVFNKIIGGAEKVLNKNSKPEIVAKEKGEKEEKKNKKIKRSVLIINDPRQDGAGHRQDGAGRKDEKVKYSGRNLSGTGIINLENINIVDLLKYKNLILTAEGVKRLEETYNK